The Spirosoma foliorum genome has a window encoding:
- a CDS encoding response regulator gives MKKILIIEDDRRIAQNISRGLQEEGYATEVVYEGLNGRQIALQTGIDLLILDINLPGLSGFEVCRSVRAEKPQLPIIMLTALGEIEDKVEGLALGADDYLVKPFDFRELLARVATCFRRSALLTDAVAEDICQVANLTVNLTLKEVRRDNVLIDLTAREFALLEYLIRNKGRVLSKLDIAETVWNLNFDPGTNVVEVYVNYLRKKIDRDFEPKLIHTRPGMGYVLKEE, from the coding sequence ATGAAAAAAATCCTGATCATTGAAGACGACCGACGCATTGCCCAGAATATAAGCCGGGGCCTTCAGGAAGAAGGTTATGCAACCGAAGTGGTGTATGAGGGGTTGAATGGTCGCCAGATTGCACTACAAACGGGAATAGACTTATTGATTTTAGACATCAATTTACCCGGTCTGAGTGGGTTTGAAGTGTGCCGGAGTGTTCGGGCAGAGAAACCCCAACTCCCGATCATCATGCTTACTGCCCTCGGCGAAATTGAAGACAAAGTTGAGGGGTTAGCGCTGGGTGCCGACGATTATCTGGTCAAACCGTTCGACTTTCGTGAATTACTGGCTCGGGTAGCAACCTGTTTTCGGCGGTCGGCCTTACTTACCGACGCCGTTGCCGAAGACATCTGCCAAGTGGCTAATCTAACGGTTAACCTGACCCTAAAAGAAGTTCGCCGGGATAATGTACTGATTGATTTGACGGCCCGTGAATTTGCCCTGTTGGAATACCTGATTCGGAATAAAGGCCGGGTGCTATCGAAACTGGATATTGCCGAAACCGTGTGGAATCTTAATTTCGACCCAGGTACCAATGTCGTAGAGGTATACGTCAATTACCTGCGCAAGAAAATCGACCGCGACTTTGAGCCTAAACTAATTCATACCCGCCCTGGCATGGGTTATGTGTTAAAAGAGGAGTAA